A single window of Hymenobacter sp. APR13 DNA harbors:
- a CDS encoding heavy metal translocating P-type ATPase codes for MEPTTKTETLDIEGMTCASCASFVEKSLTRTPGVQRAVVNFATEKATIDYLPTQASPATLKEAVVNAGYGVTERAPDTSAADRQAEIDQQKAVAYGKLKRRFWVAAGLAVLIMPLSMLMLWPALMQQMNMQILNYGLLVLTLPVLLYSGREFYVSAWNGFRHRAANMDTLIAVGTGAAFLYSLAATVVPDWFTRQGIMPEVYYDTTATIIALILLGKLLELRAKTQTSAAIKALMGLQAKTARVVRSGGQEVDVPIEQVQLNDIILVRPGEKVATDGLIEEGHSAVDEAMLTGESLPVEKKAGDPVFGATLNKTGSFRFRVTKIGADTMLSQIVKLVEDAQGSRALIQRLADKVSAVFVPTVVVIAILTFVLWFDLAPVESRLPLALVNFVAVLIIACPCALGLATPTAIMVSTGKGAEHGVLIRNAEALEKAHQVDTVLLDKTGTITRGEPAVTDFVPAPGQDADQLLQVVAAVERQSEHPLAAAVVRYAEAQGASVIAAAGFQAIEGKGAQAVVNSQPVLIGNFRLLEEAGISLPPAVRQQADELLAQAKTVLYVAVAGQAAGVIGVADTVRETSATAIKHLQAMGLEVVMMTGDNPQTAAQVAQQVGITRYFAEVLPADKAGKVKELQAEGRTVAMVGDGINDAPALAQADIGLAMGGGTDVAMEAAGITLMRSDLQGVVTAIELSRQTIRTIKQNLFFAFIYNTMGIPIAAGLLYPFFGILLSPMLAAGAMALSSVSVLTNSLRLRGFSPLPS; via the coding sequence GCCCCCGACACCTCGGCCGCCGACCGGCAGGCGGAAATTGATCAGCAGAAAGCCGTGGCTTACGGCAAGCTCAAGCGCCGCTTCTGGGTGGCGGCGGGCCTGGCCGTCCTCATCATGCCGCTGAGTATGCTCATGCTCTGGCCCGCGCTGATGCAGCAGATGAACATGCAGATCCTGAACTACGGCCTGCTCGTACTCACGCTGCCGGTGCTGTTGTACAGCGGGCGGGAGTTCTACGTTTCGGCCTGGAACGGCTTCCGGCACCGGGCCGCCAACATGGACACGCTCATTGCCGTGGGCACCGGCGCCGCGTTCCTCTACAGTCTGGCCGCGACGGTGGTGCCGGACTGGTTTACGCGCCAGGGCATCATGCCCGAGGTGTATTACGATACTACCGCCACCATCATTGCCCTGATTCTGCTGGGCAAGCTACTGGAGCTGCGGGCCAAAACCCAGACCTCGGCCGCCATTAAGGCCCTGATGGGTTTGCAGGCCAAAACCGCCCGCGTAGTGCGCTCCGGCGGCCAGGAAGTGGACGTGCCCATCGAGCAGGTGCAACTGAACGACATCATCCTGGTGCGGCCGGGCGAGAAGGTCGCCACCGACGGCCTGATCGAGGAAGGCCACTCGGCTGTGGACGAGGCCATGCTCACCGGCGAAAGCCTGCCGGTAGAGAAGAAAGCCGGCGACCCGGTGTTCGGGGCCACGCTGAACAAAACAGGCTCTTTCCGCTTCCGCGTAACCAAAATAGGCGCCGACACCATGCTTTCCCAGATTGTGAAGCTGGTGGAAGATGCCCAGGGCAGCCGCGCACTCATCCAGCGGCTGGCCGATAAGGTCAGTGCCGTCTTCGTGCCCACGGTCGTCGTCATAGCCATTCTCACGTTCGTGCTCTGGTTTGATCTGGCCCCGGTGGAAAGCCGCCTGCCGCTGGCGCTGGTCAACTTTGTGGCCGTGCTCATCATTGCCTGCCCCTGCGCGCTGGGCTTGGCCACGCCCACGGCCATCATGGTCAGCACCGGCAAAGGCGCCGAGCACGGCGTGCTGATTCGTAACGCCGAGGCGCTGGAAAAAGCCCATCAAGTAGATACCGTCCTACTCGACAAAACCGGCACCATCACCCGCGGCGAGCCTGCCGTCACGGACTTCGTGCCCGCGCCTGGGCAAGACGCGGATCAACTGCTGCAAGTGGTAGCGGCAGTAGAGCGGCAGAGCGAGCATCCGCTGGCCGCAGCCGTGGTGCGCTACGCCGAGGCCCAGGGAGCCAGCGTTATTGCAGCCGCGGGTTTTCAGGCCATTGAAGGCAAAGGCGCGCAGGCGGTGGTAAACAGCCAGCCCGTGCTCATCGGCAACTTCCGCCTGCTCGAAGAAGCCGGCATCTCCCTGCCTCCCGCCGTGCGCCAGCAGGCCGACGAGTTGCTAGCTCAGGCCAAAACGGTGCTCTACGTGGCAGTAGCGGGCCAGGCGGCCGGCGTGATTGGCGTAGCCGATACCGTGCGCGAAACCTCGGCCACCGCCATCAAACACCTGCAGGCCATGGGCCTGGAAGTGGTGATGATGACCGGCGACAACCCCCAGACCGCGGCCCAGGTCGCCCAGCAGGTGGGCATCACGCGCTACTTCGCCGAGGTGCTTCCTGCCGATAAGGCCGGCAAGGTGAAGGAGCTCCAGGCCGAGGGCCGGACGGTGGCCATGGTCGGCGACGGCATCAACGACGCGCCGGCCCTCGCGCAAGCCGATATCGGTCTGGCCATGGGTGGCGGCACCGACGTGGCCATGGAGGCGGCCGGCATCACCCTGATGCGCTCCGACCTGCAAGGTGTGGTGACGGCCATCGAACTGTCGCGCCAGACGATTCGCACCATCAAGCAGAACCTGTTTTTCGCCTTCATCTACAACACGATGGGCATTCCCATTGCCGCCGGGCTGCTGTATCCTTTCTTTGGCATTCTCCTTTCACCCATGCTGGCGGCCGGGGCCATGGCCCTGAGCTCGGTATCGGTACTTACCAACTCGCTGCGCCTGCGCGGCTTCTCCCCTCTCCCGTCCTAA
- a CDS encoding cupredoxin domain-containing protein, with protein MDTTEIIVTLVGLALAGFVVWYFFLSARPTTSAVSSSGGVQQVDITVKGGYSPDVIEVERGKPVQLSFYRDEENSCSEELLLPDFSIRRDLPAFKTTLVELLPQQAGTFVFTCGMGMLRGRLVVK; from the coding sequence ATGGATACTACCGAAATCATCGTGACCCTGGTGGGGCTGGCCCTGGCCGGCTTCGTGGTCTGGTACTTCTTTCTCTCCGCCCGCCCGACGACCAGCGCCGTATCGTCCTCCGGCGGCGTGCAGCAGGTGGATATTACCGTGAAAGGGGGCTACTCCCCCGATGTGATTGAGGTGGAGCGCGGCAAGCCCGTGCAGCTAAGCTTCTACCGCGACGAGGAAAACAGCTGTTCCGAGGAGCTGCTGCTCCCCGACTTTAGCATCCGCCGCGACCTGCCGGCCTTCAAAACCACTTTGGTAGAACTGCTGCCCCAGCAGGCGGGCACGTTTGTGTTCACCTGCGGCATGGGCATGCTGCGCGGCCGCCTCGTGGTGAAGTGA
- a CDS encoding TetR/AcrR family transcriptional regulator has translation MKEDPTAIWLQTGYALFAATGPDGLKVEVLARKVGISKSSFYHHFADLEVFTRQLLRYHVGQARLLARREAACESLDPGLITVLLEHRTDLLFQRQLRVHRRHGPYAECLAEASGPAAEAFLALWARELPSHLTPHLLGGVFQLALENFYLQLTDATLTREWLSAYFRQLTQLVRTLSTGGAPALDGSG, from the coding sequence ATGAAAGAAGACCCCACGGCCATCTGGCTGCAGACGGGCTACGCCCTGTTTGCTGCCACCGGCCCCGACGGCCTGAAAGTGGAGGTGCTGGCCCGCAAGGTGGGCATCAGCAAGTCCTCGTTTTACCACCATTTCGCTGATTTGGAAGTGTTCACCCGGCAGCTGCTGCGCTACCACGTCGGGCAGGCGCGGCTGCTGGCCCGGCGCGAGGCGGCGTGTGAGAGCCTTGACCCCGGCCTGATTACGGTGCTGCTGGAGCATCGCACGGACCTGCTGTTTCAGCGGCAGCTGCGGGTGCACCGCCGGCACGGCCCCTACGCCGAGTGCCTGGCCGAGGCCTCGGGGCCGGCGGCCGAGGCGTTTCTGGCCCTCTGGGCGCGGGAACTGCCTTCGCACCTGACGCCCCACCTGTTGGGCGGCGTGTTTCAGCTGGCCCTGGAAAACTTCTACCTGCAGCTGACCGACGCCACGCTGACCCGCGAGTGGCTCTCGGCTTACTTCCGTCAGCTTACGCAGCTGGTGCGCACGCTCAGCACGGGCGGGGCGCCGGCATTGGACGGTAGCGGCTAA